The following coding sequences lie in one Armatimonadota bacterium genomic window:
- a CDS encoding beta-glucosidase, whose amino-acid sequence MMVLLPLLSLATLSAKADFDTKAIDQKVSALLRQMTLREKIGQLVQFSNGQATGPDNVHVDQKQLIAQGGMGSILNAIGAKNTNSLQQIAVEKSRLKVPLLFGLDVIHGYKTIFPVPLGMSASWDTDLVQRSARVAAVEATSEGIRWTFSPMVDIARDCRWGRIMEGAGEDPHLGSDIAAAYIRGYQGKSLSDPTSMVACAKHYVAYGGVEAGREYNAVDISERVLRDVYLPPFQSAVDAGSGTLMSAFNTIQGVPASADHHTLTDILRGEWKFKGFVVSDWGSVGELIEHGIALDNAEAAYKGLTAGVDMDMSSNAYASELEKLVKNGKLKASVIDQAATRILRIKFALGLMDHPLTDEGRAAKTLLAPEHLVVAREAAEKSFVLLKNQSVLPLQSGQKVALIGPLADSQSDMLGEWACQGKPEDVVTLRTSMAERLGDDLFYAKGADIQSQSEDGFTAAIAAARKADVVVMALGESRFMSGESFSRTKIDLPGNQQDLLRIILATGKPVVLVVFSGRPLALPWEAEHVNAMLEAWFPGVQAGPALTRTLFGDVAPYGRLTASFPRSVGQLPLYYNALTTGRPGKTDAPNQRFLSTYLDERTSPLFPFGYGLTYTKFTYSEPTILTKTAKASALNKGQATIEVEATVTNAGDRAGSDVAQVYIQERGTSVARPIRELKGYQRVQLAPGESKKVKFTLTGKDLAFWNLDMKHVAEPCELRVWVSPNSRAGAPATMRIEP is encoded by the coding sequence ATGATGGTCCTCCTGCCTTTGCTGTCTCTGGCCACTCTGTCCGCCAAAGCCGACTTCGATACCAAAGCGATCGACCAGAAGGTCTCCGCTCTCCTCCGCCAAATGACTCTCCGAGAGAAGATCGGGCAGTTGGTCCAGTTCTCCAATGGTCAAGCGACCGGCCCCGACAACGTCCACGTCGACCAAAAGCAGTTGATCGCCCAGGGCGGCATGGGCTCCATCCTTAACGCCATCGGCGCAAAGAACACCAATAGTCTCCAGCAGATCGCGGTCGAAAAGTCTCGCCTCAAAGTACCGCTTTTGTTTGGATTGGACGTCATCCACGGCTACAAGACCATCTTCCCGGTACCGCTTGGGATGTCAGCGTCTTGGGACACCGACCTCGTTCAGCGATCCGCTCGCGTTGCCGCTGTCGAAGCTACGTCCGAGGGCATCCGCTGGACCTTTTCACCCATGGTCGATATCGCCCGCGACTGCCGATGGGGCCGCATCATGGAAGGCGCTGGAGAGGACCCGCATCTAGGCTCCGACATCGCCGCCGCCTACATCCGCGGATACCAGGGCAAAAGCCTTTCCGACCCGACCTCGATGGTGGCCTGCGCCAAACACTATGTGGCGTACGGCGGGGTCGAAGCTGGGCGTGAGTACAATGCCGTGGACATCTCCGAGCGAGTCCTTCGCGACGTGTATCTACCGCCGTTTCAATCCGCTGTCGATGCTGGTTCAGGCACGCTGATGAGCGCTTTCAATACGATTCAGGGCGTCCCCGCGTCAGCCGACCACCACACCCTCACCGACATTCTGCGCGGCGAATGGAAGTTCAAAGGCTTTGTGGTTAGTGACTGGGGCTCGGTCGGCGAACTCATCGAGCACGGCATCGCTCTCGACAACGCCGAGGCCGCCTACAAGGGCCTTACCGCTGGAGTGGACATGGATATGTCGTCCAACGCCTACGCCTCAGAACTGGAAAAACTGGTCAAAAATGGGAAGCTCAAAGCCAGCGTCATCGACCAAGCTGCCACCCGAATCCTGCGAATCAAATTCGCCCTCGGTCTTATGGATCATCCGCTTACCGACGAGGGTCGCGCCGCCAAAACGCTCCTGGCTCCTGAGCACCTGGTCGTCGCCCGTGAAGCCGCTGAGAAATCCTTCGTTCTCCTGAAGAATCAGTCGGTCTTGCCGCTCCAGTCGGGCCAAAAGGTCGCACTTATCGGCCCTCTCGCCGACAGCCAAAGCGACATGCTGGGCGAATGGGCCTGCCAGGGCAAACCGGAGGACGTCGTCACCCTCCGAACCTCGATGGCCGAGCGCCTCGGCGACGACCTGTTCTATGCCAAGGGGGCCGACATCCAGTCTCAATCCGAAGACGGCTTCACCGCCGCCATCGCCGCCGCCCGCAAGGCCGATGTCGTGGTCATGGCCCTCGGCGAAAGCCGCTTCATGTCTGGCGAATCTTTCTCACGCACGAAGATCGACCTGCCCGGCAACCAGCAAGACCTCCTGAGGATCATCCTCGCGACCGGCAAGCCGGTCGTGCTCGTCGTCTTTAGTGGTCGCCCGCTGGCGCTCCCGTGGGAGGCCGAGCATGTTAACGCCATGCTCGAAGCCTGGTTCCCTGGAGTCCAGGCTGGTCCCGCCCTCACTCGAACGCTGTTCGGCGACGTCGCCCCCTATGGTCGCTTGACCGCCTCCTTCCCCCGCTCGGTCGGCCAACTTCCGCTCTACTACAACGCCCTCACCACTGGCCGCCCAGGTAAAACCGACGCCCCCAACCAACGCTTCCTCTCCACCTACCTCGATGAGCGAACCTCCCCTCTCTTCCCCTTCGGCTACGGCCTCACGTACACAAAATTCACCTACTCGGAACCCACGATTCTAACCAAAACCGCAAAGGCATCCGCTCTGAATAAAGGCCAAGCTACGATCGAAGTCGAGGCGACGGTAACGAACGCAGGTGACCGCGCCGGAAGCGATGTCGCACAGGTATATATTCAGGAGCGCGGGACCAGCGTCGCGCGCCCCATCCGCGAATTGAAAGGCTACCAGCGTGTCCAACTCGCCCCCGGCGAATCGAAGAAGGTCAAGTTCACGCTGACCGGCAAGGACCTAGCCTTCTGGAACCTGGACATGAAGCATGTCGCCGAGCCGTGCGAACTGCGAGTCTGGGTCTCGCCCAACTCCCGCGCCGGAGCACCCGCGACAATGCGAATCGAACCTTAG
- a CDS encoding GNAT family N-acetyltransferase: protein MVSMIVAEVRRWTPSDSVEDITAMLHRAYGRLADQGLHYNASHQSPRHTQDRLIGGTSFLAVIDGRIVGCISLYPGRPNAYHSYYQRDDVAYFGQFAVEPEFQGHGIGRMLYQMVENHARLLGKSYLALDTAEPALDLIAMYRRWGFEIVDEADWTSTNYRSVIMAKPLA, encoded by the coding sequence ATGGTATCCATGATTGTCGCCGAAGTTCGCCGTTGGACGCCTAGCGATTCTGTCGAAGACATCACGGCGATGCTTCATCGAGCCTACGGAAGACTGGCCGATCAAGGTCTGCACTATAATGCCAGCCACCAATCTCCGCGGCACACACAGGACCGGCTGATCGGGGGTACATCTTTTCTCGCGGTCATCGATGGGCGGATCGTGGGGTGCATTTCGCTTTATCCGGGACGGCCGAACGCGTACCACTCGTATTACCAGCGCGACGATGTGGCGTATTTTGGGCAGTTTGCGGTGGAGCCAGAGTTTCAGGGGCACGGTATCGGACGGATGCTGTACCAGATGGTCGAGAACCATGCGCGCTTGCTCGGAAAGTCGTATTTGGCCTTGGACACGGCTGAGCCGGCTCTGGACCTGATTGCAATGTACCGGCGATGGGGCTTTGAGATTGTCGACGAGGCGGATTGGACTTCGACGAACTATCGAAGCGTGATCATGGCGAAGCCGTTAGCTTAG
- a CDS encoding DUF1905 domain-containing protein yields the protein MPTFNTTLAGTADGPTGIVVPPEIIDALGQGKKPAVALTVNGYAYRTTVGVMGGTFMIPFSSEHRAKSGLKAGDAIEVVIEFDDKPREVEVPDSLADALAANGLREKFDKLAPSKRKEFVRQVNDAKAEDTRQRRIDKIVADLQG from the coding sequence ATGCCCACCTTCAATACCACCCTTGCCGGAACCGCCGATGGTCCAACCGGGATCGTCGTCCCGCCGGAAATCATCGACGCTTTGGGGCAGGGCAAGAAGCCGGCCGTGGCGCTGACCGTCAACGGTTACGCCTACCGAACCACCGTCGGCGTCATGGGTGGCACCTTCATGATTCCCTTCAGCTCGGAGCATCGCGCCAAGTCCGGCCTCAAGGCGGGCGACGCCATCGAGGTCGTGATCGAGTTCGACGATAAGCCGCGCGAGGTGGAAGTTCCCGACAGTCTCGCCGACGCCCTCGCCGCCAACGGCCTGCGCGAAAAGTTCGACAAACTCGCCCCCTCAAAGCGCAAGGAATTTGTGCGTCAGGTCAACGACGCCAAAGCCGAGGACACTCGCCAGCGCCGCATCGACAAGATCGTCGCCGATCTCCAGGGCTAA
- a CDS encoding flavodoxin family protein: MKVLIVHAHPEATSFNSALTRHAVEVLSAAGHDVQVSDLYAMGWNPVSGRENFRTVVNGDRLDLQDEEIFASRNDGFADDIRQEWDKLEWCDVLIFQFPLWWFSLPAILKGWVDRVFACGHAYGGGKWYSRGVFRGKRAMLSLTTGGHEPMFSENGLNGSIEQILYPIHHGILYFVGFDVLPPFVAWGPSRVGDEAREAYFREYGERLTSLDQTEPIAYLPLEAYDERFVRKS; the protein is encoded by the coding sequence ATGAAAGTGCTGATCGTTCATGCTCACCCCGAGGCCACCAGCTTCAACTCGGCCCTGACCCGCCACGCCGTTGAGGTTTTGTCGGCTGCCGGCCATGACGTTCAAGTCTCGGACTTGTACGCAATGGGATGGAATCCAGTCTCAGGTCGCGAAAACTTCAGGACGGTGGTGAATGGCGACCGGCTTGACCTGCAGGATGAGGAGATATTTGCCAGCCGCAACGACGGCTTTGCTGACGACATCCGCCAGGAGTGGGACAAGCTGGAATGGTGCGACGTTTTAATCTTCCAGTTTCCGCTTTGGTGGTTCTCCTTGCCTGCGATTCTGAAGGGCTGGGTGGACCGCGTTTTCGCCTGTGGGCACGCGTACGGCGGGGGCAAATGGTACAGCCGCGGCGTGTTTCGCGGCAAGCGAGCGATGCTCTCGCTCACCACTGGCGGGCACGAGCCGATGTTCTCCGAGAACGGCCTGAATGGTTCTATCGAGCAGATTCTCTATCCCATCCACCACGGAATCTTGTACTTTGTGGGATTCGATGTATTGCCGCCGTTCGTGGCGTGGGGACCGTCGCGGGTGGGCGATGAGGCACGTGAGGCGTACTTCCGCGAGTACGGCGAACGGCTAACTTCGCTCGACCAGACCGAGCCGATCGCTTACCTGCCGTTGGAGGCGTACGACGAGCGGTTCGTGCGAAAGTCTTAG
- a CDS encoding tyrosine-type recombinase/integrase, translating into MQRSLSRSEARRLESEKYIRLGKDGKFHVEIDKKTPGGEDFRKASKYVTLDKAVAARDEWLKLWADDQSAKVVTLDQWAEECFEEIMPIPHTRKKALKPNTINGYRLLYNMHVSPVIGRMELRKVKTSHMIEIIHHRMTCRDSDTQANVRTVVSKLYTLAQAFEKVPLGYNPVKLVTVPRTGIKHDEEGFEIRSVRNLTESEQEQLLSASALHAWRFSPSDEIFTGEDGRPWLYLANLMGLRMGLRRGEILGFNLRHVDWNRRLYDVRWQVNRIYKPDKGDFVQASDSLKKEGSYRKMPIPPSVFDELVRIRERKPDTVFVFDCPDGKHRNPEDLNSAFKIAAREAGLLDCRDDRGGPLKNPTPHDMRHTFGYMHANVYHTPHTALQKLMGHKNIQTTLSYYAVASVDDVIAAMARVA; encoded by the coding sequence ATGCAACGCAGTTTGTCACGGTCAGAAGCCAGGCGACTCGAGTCAGAAAAGTACATCCGCCTTGGCAAAGACGGAAAGTTTCATGTTGAGATAGACAAGAAGACACCTGGTGGTGAAGACTTCCGCAAGGCATCCAAGTATGTGACGTTGGACAAAGCTGTTGCGGCCCGAGACGAGTGGTTAAAGTTGTGGGCTGACGATCAATCGGCCAAAGTCGTAACCCTCGACCAGTGGGCCGAAGAATGTTTTGAGGAAATCATGCCCATTCCGCACACGCGCAAGAAGGCGCTGAAGCCAAATACCATCAACGGATATCGCTTGCTGTACAACATGCACGTTAGCCCGGTTATCGGCAGGATGGAGCTACGCAAGGTGAAGACCTCTCACATGATTGAAATCATCCATCATCGGATGACTTGCCGGGATAGTGACACGCAGGCGAATGTCAGAACGGTGGTCTCAAAGCTCTATACCCTTGCCCAAGCCTTTGAAAAGGTTCCCTTGGGCTACAACCCGGTAAAGCTGGTGACGGTGCCGCGAACAGGTATCAAGCACGACGAGGAAGGATTTGAAATCCGGTCTGTTCGAAATCTGACGGAGTCCGAACAGGAACAGCTCTTGTCTGCCAGTGCCTTACATGCGTGGCGCTTTTCTCCCTCGGATGAGATATTCACCGGTGAGGATGGTCGTCCCTGGCTGTATTTGGCAAATCTCATGGGGCTTCGAATGGGATTGCGCAGGGGCGAGATTTTGGGCTTCAACCTGCGCCACGTCGATTGGAACCGCCGCCTGTACGATGTTCGGTGGCAGGTGAACAGGATCTACAAGCCCGACAAAGGCGACTTCGTGCAAGCTTCAGACTCCTTGAAGAAGGAGGGTAGCTACCGGAAGATGCCAATCCCGCCGAGCGTATTTGATGAATTGGTGAGGATCAGGGAACGCAAACCAGATACGGTTTTTGTTTTTGATTGTCCAGACGGCAAGCACCGCAACCCGGAGGATTTGAATTCGGCATTCAAGATTGCGGCCCGGGAAGCGGGTCTCTTGGATTGCCGAGATGATCGAGGCGGACCGCTGAAGAATCCCACACCGCACGACATGCGTCACACTTTCGGTTATATGCATGCAAACGTGTACCACACGCCCCACACTGCCCTTCAGAAACTCATGGGCCACAAGAATATCCAAACTACGCTCAGTTATTACGCTGTCGCCAGCGTTGACGACGTGATTGCGGCCATGGCGCGCGTGGCATAG
- a CDS encoding glycosyltransferase, protein MKKSKRCVVLCAHDDYWFVRRSIEAAKPFGPVLAFVSRKAWSGEPGCFERVVEEAEAAGAEVILGDWDNETEHRRTALAAALERGYAYALIPDGDEVVEPMLLDSLIKIADAGLAERVHAHMDTYWKSARYVIRPREQLTPAIVLKLDAVQHVYIRDFQGGRAIVLGPEHGVIHHLSYAGPDERILRKITTWSHKHELVRDWYRNVWHGWDSDKLLNNLHPTHPQAYGFTERVEIPEILQGVWDERPVAEPNPERPENWPKLSIVIPLHGGEDDIRLCLQSLEKCADLIHETIVVDDLSPDNAASVAEEFNVILVKNETNLGFGLTCNKGVEASTGDVILFLNSDTVVPRTGLVKLTLGLMESGSIGAAGPMSNNVGYHQRIAPTYTTLGTLDLFAADLAQSGAGSRDVEILVGFALAVRKSVLNEVGLFDDRFGAGLFEDTDLCYRMLRAGYRLRMVGTAYVHHWGSRTLTRVIPDISKLLEGNGKLYRDKWKLDIETGFASYLPGFALNPEVVRFNEDRRPDRVRKNLEKLKSEAKISLCMIVKNEERVLAQCLESAMPYFFEVIVVDTGSTDRTKEIAREFGVKLIESSWPDSFAEARNESLSHATGDWIFWLDADDVLPLASGEAVVHAALNAAPDITGFVVPVQFVEEGPNAGTKVDHVKLIRNFPGIRFEGRIHEQILSSIRQHGGEIVRLNAVVLHAGYDTSAKGQANKRVRDWHLLNLDLQDRPEHPFVWFNIGMTHHYTGGHNEAVEALRNSIRFSGEQDSHLRKAYSLMGVSLRELKRYEDAEQAFREGLAKVGEDPELVFQLAMTATAQGKLLEAKNLYENMPQDTGGYFSSMDIGILSFKRLHNLGGIKMALGDYVAARRDWMEAFNLNPHLALSLIALADAALEMGDYNTARQSLEDIARIEGHQIDWAERRAKLADLTQEPGGSIGAMNHYLQARPDDIGPRLMVARHLLASGHVDAALPHLQILERKGVAEAAFMLGVHSLQRGDVTSAIRWMERAVELNPDHAQSVEQLEKLRLLVSEAPASILCEDEQKALLIGPDAGTLAKPSMRHSIVIVTYNSAEWIKPCLGSILPTLSPNDEVIIVDNGSGDDTVSVTESLALPNVNVISNPENIGYARAANIGIRNSRGEYVTLLNPDTEVSPGWLEGLASRLKDGIGAVGPVSDNIGGAQFVGHYIEPGIAISELPKVVRQGYDGRSVDTRLLMGMCLMVSRRVFNEVGLLDENLFLGADDLDLSWRLKCLGYDLLVALDVFVHHAGQKSFETRERSEVSDFVAQSDANLITKLTRFYGPNLPNSHVLWECDIFDEALQRFSLK, encoded by the coding sequence TTGAAGAAATCTAAGCGCTGCGTCGTTCTCTGTGCCCATGACGACTATTGGTTCGTTCGCCGGAGCATCGAGGCGGCAAAGCCTTTCGGTCCGGTTCTGGCCTTCGTTTCGCGCAAAGCCTGGAGCGGAGAGCCCGGCTGCTTTGAAAGGGTTGTGGAAGAAGCCGAAGCCGCCGGAGCGGAAGTCATCCTGGGAGATTGGGATAACGAGACGGAGCATCGCCGCACGGCGCTTGCCGCCGCACTTGAGCGAGGCTACGCATACGCGCTCATACCGGACGGCGACGAGGTCGTCGAACCAATGCTTCTGGACAGCCTCATCAAGATCGCGGATGCCGGTCTTGCCGAGCGGGTCCACGCTCACATGGACACCTACTGGAAGTCGGCGCGCTACGTCATCCGTCCTCGTGAGCAACTAACACCCGCCATCGTCCTTAAACTGGACGCCGTCCAGCACGTCTACATCCGTGACTTTCAGGGTGGACGCGCCATCGTCCTTGGACCTGAACACGGCGTCATCCACCATCTCAGCTACGCCGGTCCCGACGAGCGGATTCTCAGGAAGATCACGACATGGAGCCACAAGCATGAACTCGTCCGGGATTGGTATCGAAACGTTTGGCACGGCTGGGACAGCGACAAGCTCCTGAACAATCTGCACCCAACCCATCCCCAGGCGTACGGCTTTACCGAGCGTGTCGAGATTCCCGAAATCCTTCAAGGCGTTTGGGACGAGCGTCCGGTCGCAGAGCCAAATCCAGAGAGACCCGAAAACTGGCCGAAGCTTTCCATCGTCATTCCCTTGCACGGCGGTGAGGACGACATCCGCCTCTGCCTGCAGAGCCTAGAAAAGTGCGCGGACCTCATTCATGAGACCATCGTCGTCGATGATCTCTCTCCCGATAACGCCGCAAGCGTAGCTGAGGAGTTCAACGTCATCCTCGTCAAGAACGAAACCAATCTCGGTTTTGGCCTCACCTGCAATAAAGGAGTGGAGGCTTCCACCGGAGACGTCATCCTCTTTCTCAACTCGGATACCGTCGTTCCGAGAACCGGCCTTGTGAAGCTCACCCTCGGCCTGATGGAAAGCGGCTCCATCGGAGCCGCGGGACCGATGTCGAACAACGTCGGCTACCACCAGCGCATCGCCCCGACCTACACCACCCTCGGCACTCTGGATCTGTTCGCGGCAGACCTGGCGCAGTCTGGAGCCGGGAGCCGCGATGTGGAAATCCTCGTCGGCTTCGCGCTTGCAGTGCGAAAGTCCGTGCTCAATGAAGTCGGACTCTTCGACGATCGGTTTGGAGCCGGCCTCTTTGAAGACACCGACCTCTGCTACCGCATGCTCAGAGCCGGTTATCGCCTACGCATGGTCGGAACCGCCTACGTCCACCACTGGGGCTCCAGAACCCTCACCAGAGTCATTCCCGACATCTCGAAACTGCTGGAAGGAAACGGCAAACTCTACCGCGATAAATGGAAGCTGGACATCGAAACCGGCTTCGCCTCATATCTTCCCGGTTTTGCCCTTAATCCCGAAGTCGTGCGTTTCAATGAGGACAGAAGGCCAGACAGGGTCCGAAAGAATCTTGAGAAGCTTAAGAGTGAAGCAAAGATTTCGCTTTGCATGATCGTGAAGAACGAAGAGCGCGTTCTTGCCCAGTGCCTTGAGAGCGCCATGCCCTATTTCTTCGAGGTCATCGTCGTGGACACCGGCTCGACAGATAGGACCAAGGAGATAGCCAGAGAGTTCGGGGTGAAGCTCATCGAATCCTCGTGGCCGGATTCGTTCGCCGAGGCGCGCAACGAGTCCCTTAGCCACGCCACCGGCGACTGGATATTCTGGCTGGACGCCGACGATGTGCTTCCGCTCGCCTCGGGTGAGGCCGTCGTGCATGCCGCCCTGAATGCGGCGCCGGACATCACAGGCTTTGTTGTGCCTGTCCAGTTCGTCGAAGAAGGACCGAACGCCGGGACTAAGGTGGATCACGTTAAGCTCATCCGCAACTTCCCGGGCATCCGCTTCGAAGGTCGCATCCACGAGCAGATTCTTTCCTCCATCCGCCAGCACGGCGGCGAGATTGTGAGGCTGAACGCGGTCGTGCTTCACGCCGGATACGATACGTCTGCCAAGGGACAGGCAAACAAACGGGTGAGGGATTGGCATCTGCTGAACCTCGACCTGCAGGACCGCCCCGAGCATCCATTCGTTTGGTTCAACATCGGGATGACCCATCACTACACCGGAGGGCACAACGAAGCGGTTGAAGCCCTTCGAAACAGCATTCGCTTTTCCGGCGAGCAGGACTCGCACCTGCGCAAGGCGTATTCGCTGATGGGCGTGTCTTTGCGCGAGCTCAAACGGTACGAAGACGCCGAGCAGGCTTTTCGAGAGGGACTGGCCAAAGTCGGCGAGGACCCCGAACTCGTGTTCCAACTCGCGATGACCGCAACCGCGCAAGGAAAGCTCCTCGAAGCGAAGAATCTCTACGAGAACATGCCTCAGGACACCGGCGGCTACTTCAGCAGCATGGATATCGGCATTTTGAGTTTCAAGCGGCTCCACAACCTAGGTGGCATCAAGATGGCGCTTGGAGACTATGTCGCCGCCCGAAGGGACTGGATGGAGGCGTTTAATCTCAATCCCCATTTAGCCTTGAGCCTTATCGCCCTGGCTGACGCGGCGCTGGAGATGGGCGACTACAATACCGCACGGCAAAGTCTGGAGGATATCGCCCGCATCGAGGGACACCAGATAGACTGGGCCGAGCGCAGAGCCAAACTCGCAGACCTGACCCAAGAGCCTGGAGGGAGCATCGGCGCGATGAACCACTACCTTCAGGCGCGCCCTGACGACATTGGTCCCAGGCTCATGGTCGCAAGGCATCTGCTCGCGAGTGGACACGTCGATGCAGCGCTGCCGCATCTACAGATTCTGGAGCGAAAAGGCGTGGCCGAAGCCGCGTTCATGCTGGGAGTTCACTCGCTCCAAAGAGGAGACGTAACCAGCGCGATCCGGTGGATGGAAAGAGCGGTCGAGCTGAATCCAGACCATGCCCAAAGCGTGGAGCAGCTTGAGAAGCTGAGGCTCCTCGTTTCCGAAGCCCCTGCCTCGATCCTCTGCGAAGATGAACAGAAAGCCCTGCTCATCGGTCCGGATGCGGGAACGCTTGCAAAGCCAAGCATGAGGCATTCCATCGTCATCGTAACCTATAATTCGGCCGAGTGGATTAAGCCCTGCCTCGGCTCCATACTTCCCACCTTGAGCCCGAACGATGAAGTCATTATCGTCGACAACGGCTCTGGCGACGATACAGTGTCTGTAACGGAATCCTTGGCCTTGCCAAACGTCAACGTGATCTCAAATCCTGAGAACATCGGCTACGCCCGGGCCGCCAACATCGGCATTCGGAACAGCAGGGGCGAATACGTGACGCTCCTGAATCCTGACACCGAAGTCAGCCCCGGCTGGCTGGAAGGCTTAGCGTCAAGACTGAAAGATGGCATCGGCGCGGTAGGGCCGGTTTCCGACAACATCGGTGGAGCGCAGTTCGTTGGGCACTACATCGAGCCTGGCATCGCCATCTCCGAACTTCCGAAGGTCGTAAGGCAAGGGTATGACGGTCGGTCCGTGGACACAAGGCTTTTAATGGGAATGTGCCTGATGGTCTCGCGACGGGTCTTCAACGAGGTGGGACTCTTGGATGAAAATCTCTTCCTCGGAGCCGACGATCTCGACTTGTCTTGGAGGCTGAAGTGCCTTGGCTACGATCTGCTGGTCGCGCTCGATGTCTTTGTGCACCATGCTGGGCAAAAGAGTTTTGAAACAAGGGAAAGGTCTGAGGTATCGGACTTTGTCGCCCAGAGCGATGCAAACCTCATTACGAAGCTCACTAGATTCTATGGTCCAAACTTGCCTAATTCCCATGTCCTCTGGGAATGCGACATCTTCGATGAGGCATTGCAAAGGTTTAGTCTTAAGTAA
- a CDS encoding transposase, with translation MSVMFCSPVVWRGNMSKGKRYNEEQIVGILKEIDSGASIASVSRLHGVNVQTLYRWRERYAGMTKSELAELKALQEENRRLRHIVSELSLDLATTKEIAKGKW, from the coding sequence TTGAGTGTTATGTTTTGTTCTCCAGTAGTATGGAGAGGGAACATGTCGAAAGGCAAAAGATACAACGAAGAACAGATCGTTGGGATATTGAAGGAAATAGACAGCGGCGCGAGCATTGCAAGCGTGAGCCGTCTTCACGGGGTGAATGTGCAGACGCTGTACCGCTGGCGTGAGCGCTATGCGGGAATGACGAAGTCCGAGCTTGCGGAGCTGAAGGCTCTTCAGGAGGAGAACCGCCGTCTGCGCCACATCGTGAGCGAGCTGAGTCTGGATTTGGCGACGACCAAGGAGATTGCGAAGGGAAAATGGTAA
- a CDS encoding DUF1738 domain-containing protein yields MTNKAADRSDVYSRVTNQIIKAIEAGAGEWRMPWHASEVPLAIPKNALTGKPYRGINVVALWAQSQDKCYMEPTWATYQQWALLGKQVAKGEKATIGIVWKPLDNDGADEPARDNPASDEANEQRWFAKAFSVFNIAQLDDYEPPANPGQPVMPRIEEAEAFFSNLGIDLRHGGNRAYYRPADDFIQMPPFDTFVSPDAYYSTLAHESTHWTGHASRLERDLSGRFGSESYAAEELIAELGAAFIAADLGLSPELRADHAAYIQSWLKILKADNRAIFAAASHAQKAADFLNAGNPTMKPESNPQPQSPTQFALQL; encoded by the coding sequence ATGACAAACAAAGCGGCAGATCGCTCGGACGTTTATTCCCGAGTAACCAATCAGATCATCAAGGCAATCGAGGCTGGTGCGGGCGAGTGGCGTATGCCATGGCATGCGTCCGAAGTGCCGCTTGCCATCCCAAAGAATGCGCTGACCGGCAAACCGTATCGCGGGATCAATGTTGTCGCCTTATGGGCGCAGAGCCAGGACAAGTGCTATATGGAGCCAACCTGGGCGACCTATCAGCAATGGGCGTTGCTTGGCAAACAGGTTGCCAAAGGCGAAAAGGCCACGATCGGGATTGTCTGGAAACCGCTTGATAACGACGGAGCCGATGAACCCGCCAGAGACAATCCAGCATCTGATGAAGCTAACGAACAGCGCTGGTTTGCCAAAGCATTCTCGGTCTTCAACATTGCCCAGCTTGATGACTACGAGCCGCCCGCAAATCCAGGTCAACCAGTAATGCCAAGAATTGAAGAAGCAGAAGCATTCTTTTCAAATCTGGGTATCGATCTTCGCCACGGCGGAAACCGTGCCTATTACCGTCCGGCAGATGACTTTATTCAAATGCCGCCGTTCGATACGTTTGTTTCGCCAGATGCCTACTATTCCACTCTCGCGCACGAGTCGACGCACTGGACGGGGCATGCCAGCCGTCTTGAGCGCGACCTTTCGGGCCGGTTCGGTTCCGAAAGCTATGCGGCGGAAGAACTCATTGCCGAACTTGGCGCGGCGTTCATCGCGGCGGACCTTGGCTTATCGCCCGAACTTCGCGCCGACCATGCCGCCTATATTCAGTCATGGCTCAAAATCCTGAAGGCTGACAACCGCGCGATCTTCGCCGCCGCCAGCCACGCTCAGAAGGCGGCTGACTTTCTGAACGCGGGGAACCCCACGATGAAGCCTGAAAGCAACCCGCAACCGCAATCACCGACGCAGTTTGCACTCCAGTTATAG